Within the Populus trichocarpa isolate Nisqually-1 chromosome 14, P.trichocarpa_v4.1, whole genome shotgun sequence genome, the region AGGTGGTAAGATAacagataataattataaaaaaaaatctcacatgGGGCATTCAAATCCACATCAATTAATAACAGTCATGCTCTGTGCAACTCTGTGGCAACTTTTCGACCTGTATTGAGAACAATCTGTGTGAGTCTACACAACGCAGTGGAGTTTGCTTTGTTTAAAATGCCCAGACTCAAGGGGTTGCATGTTTCATGATTTTGGTAAAGTGACAAACTGCGAACCATTTCTCTCCATGCCTCATTTAACCGAGTAAAATTCGATTCCCAGGGTAGCCCAACAGCAATTATGATGTGATATTTACCAAAAGCCTAGCAGAACATTATAGCGGGTAGCTGTAATCTCTTTCCCCGCTTATTTGTCTGCTCGCATTACTCATCCTCGTAGCAGTTAACTTCTTGtgagtaaaaaaaagaattgagtaTACCAAATTTTTTGTCCAGGAGCTTAGTCTTTCAATAACTGGTTAGCTTCTTCCCTAAATCAATTACGTATCTGATGTTTATGAAAATTGGTTTTGCTTGTCAATCATCCGAGACCCATCTCCTGATGCTAGAATTCTTTTGATCAGATTACGTTTTCTGGGATAGATGGGTGTCTTTGGATCTCATGAAGGTTAATTATGGACGAGTATattgttctcatttctttctctttactTTTTCCGATGATGCATTTACCAATGCTGTGCTTGATGATTAATTCATGAAAGCTTAGTTGCTTTAAACCtatcaatttactttttattgaaTTCCAACtggaaattaaaataacatgactAGTTAAAGAAAGGACTGGTTCCAACACATCTTGATGAGATTCTTATCTCAGGACAAGTCATCAACACCATCACATGATGAAGATTACTTGCAACGGCGAGATGAACAACGCCTTACATTAAGGGGATCCCCTTTCTTGCAGAGGGACTCTAGAGTGCGTAATGCTAGCCCCGAAACTTTTTACCCTGATAAATCCAAGATGAGCGATAATAGTGCAGAACCTAGTGAGGTATTATGGATAGGTTTTCCAGCTTTACTAAAGGTGGATGAAATGATCTTACGGAAGGCTTTTTCACCATTTGGTGAGATTGAAAAGATCACTGTATTTCCAGGTCGTAGTTATGCTTTTGTGAGGTTCACAAATCTAACATCAGCTTGCAGGGCAAAAGAAACTCTTCAGGGGAAATTATTTGGCAACCCTCGTGTGCATATTTGTTTTGCCAAGAATGAAGCTGGGTCTTCAAATAGTGGAAGGACCCCGCTTTCTCCGCATTACAAGCCAAACAGTCGCCAAGGAGGCCCTGAGAACTTCTGGCAGGATAGGAATTTTGGGAGCACAGCTACAGATCCCAGTATTAGATCTCCTCGTTTCAACTCAGATTTGGATCCTGCGGATTCTGATGTCTATGGCCTTAACAGGAAGGGAACCTTGCACCAGGTTGGAAACGGTGCATTTGATAACTGGAGGTTTGGAGAAGAACTAGGACCACCACCAGATGTGTATGAACGACATGGTAGTCCTACAAGAGGGAGGGATGCCCACTTCCATgaatttgctaaaaaaaatcctcagaAAGGTCCCTTTTATGAAGAACCATGGGATTTACCAGAAGATTCCTATCTGTATCATGAAGCCAAGAAGTTGAAGACAGGCTCCTTTCCTCCTGACAAGGAACTTCCAGAGTATCCTTACTCTGATTTAGAACAGGAAAGAAGGGCTTTCCCTAGGGCATTTTCTGATTTTCCCCAACCAGAGGCATTTGATAAGAACCTGGAAGCTGGACCTTTTGGATACACACCAATCCAAGACCGGCCAATCAATTTATCACTTCCTCATGGAGAAAGGAGTGACCCCTGGAAGGTATCTTATGACAATTTCCAGGCTGGCTCTGGTTCTCTGCCCACAAATCGCACTGAGAGGAAAAGATTCACCCCTGAACCAGAACCATCCTCTTTGAAGTTATGGAAATGGGAAGGGACTATAGCAAAGGGAGGGACTCCTGTCTGTCATGCTCGCTGCTTTCCCGTGGGAAAAGCGCTAGACTTTATGTTGTAAGTAGTAAATAACCCTTCTCTTCAAGCTTTCACTTATGCACAGATTAGCTTTGATATCAGCCAAGTGGCTACTTCATTCTTGCCCACTTGTTCTATTTGTAGTGATTATGATGCAAATTACAATGCATCTTTAAGTCTTGAAATCCTCTGCCCTTGTATCATAATTTTCAGTTATTGATCTGTGAGCCCacagtaaaaaaatcaacatgtttttttctaccCAACCAGATTTGGTTCAACTACTGTAATGTCTGCTACTAGGCAGATTTTGAAACTTTCGAGGCAGAATTTTTCCtgatatcaaattattttcatggATATCATCTGACTATGAACTTAATCTGATGGTGCAATTCGTCATATTGATGTTTCAATATATTTGTTACATGACTCTTTTCAAAACTTTATGTAAAGATAATATATCTCCAAGAGATGTTCTAAAACCGTACACGTGCAGTTTTTGTGGGGACACAAAATGCACTTTTGTGATAATTGACAATTTCATCGTGTAGCTCAGCTATTTTTCCACCTGCTCAGTGAACTTGTGTTCTGATTTACTGTGTAACATTGACATTGATTCTGCAGGCCTGATTTCCTGGATTGCACTGCAAGAACTGGTCTAGACATGCTTGCAAAACACTACTATCAAGCAGCTTCTGCTTGGGTTGTATTCTTTGTCCCTGCTAGTGATGCAGATATGGGATACTACAATGAACTCATGCACTATCTGGAGGAGAAGCAGCGTGCAGCAGTTGCTAAATTGGATGATAAGACCACCTTGTTTCTTGTACCTCCATCTGATTTCTCAGAGAAAGTACTGAGAGTACCTGGCAAATTGAGCATATCTGGTGTTATTTTGAGGTTAGAGAATTCTGGTTCAAATCTTGGGCCTGTTCACCATCCAAATGAAAAAAGGGATATGAATATACTGCCATTTCACAGGGATCCATCGTATCCAAAGCCACCAACACATTCAGGTCAGTTTCCTGCAATGGTGTCTTTTTCAGATTTGAGTAGATCAGGAGGTGATCCAGCTTTCCTAGGGAATGTGGCTTCAACAGCTCCACCTGTGGCATTTTCGGGTCCGGCCCATCCTGCTGGAAGTATATCTGATTCCTACAATGAGAGTAGGCATCATTATCCTCTCCAACAGCAGAACTCCACATTGAGGCCCAACTGGTCTCCTCACCATTCCCAGAGCATTGTTTCTGGTAATAGAAATGTACCATCACAAGCATCCAATACTGCTGTTGATCCTGTTATTCCAGAGCATCACTCAGTCCTGCCAAGGACAGTGCAAGAAAATGGCCCTGCACATTTTGCAAGTGGAATGTCAACCAATCCAGTGTCTGGAAACAGCAAGTCGACCTTTCAGGAAACCAAGCCTTCTGTTCCAGTGTCTTTGCCTATTGCAGGTTTGCAACCACAACAACTTGCACAATTAGCATCATCGCTTCTAGGGCAGCAGAGGCTATTGGGTAATAATTCAAATGGATCTGCTAGTGAGGATTTTAAGCGGACAGTGAATCAGTCTGGCAACCAAGTTGGAATAGCACAGGCACTTGGTTTGCACAAAAATCAAGTGGGCTCTGAGATGCTGACATCTCAGTTTAGTCAATTACAACAGATGCAACAGCAGCAGGTATCAAATGTGCCTACTTCAGTGCCACCCCCAGTTAGAAAAGAGCTTCAGCCAGGGGCTCAGGGTAATCCACGGATGGAAAGTGCTGGCACACAAGAGGAAGCAGATGGAGATCCTCAAAAGCGTCTGCAAGCAACATTACAGCTCGCAGCAGCTCTTCTTCAGCAAATACAACAAGGGAAAGGAACTTGAGTGGTGCCTGATTATGTTGATTCCTTCACTACCACGTGAGTGAAGTAGGTAAAATAGCTTTTCTTCAGATGATGCTACAGAATGTCTCAGTAGTAGCACTATTAACCAAAAAAGTATTGCTGCAATTGAGTAATGCCAGTGCTGTATTCTGCTATATTTTGTGTGGCGATGATATGCTGCTTTATGTCTCCTTTCTTTGTTGACTTGATCGGAAGAGTGAGGACTTGTAGCTGCATCAGGGCTCCAGGAAATACCAAGCTCTTATGCAGGTCCATTAAAACTAGATCCATGATTCATctttagtccttttttttttctccctccaGTTGAATAGAACTATATTAGATCTCTGCATCTGGTTTGGAATATATCATTGCACAGCTAATCTATTCTAAACTTCAAGTGGAAAATTTCAAGTAATTCCACTGATGTTTGTTGCTTAGTCGTGCAAAAATGCTGTGGAAGAAATTAGTTTCGGCAAAAATGCTCTTTGTTAAGCAGGCTATGTAATGAAAGCCTTGGAAGAGCTGGTTAATGGACATGCTTCTCGCTTTTTAAGCCCTTTAATCTTGTGGagttctttcaattttggtacTTGAAGGCTGGTCGGAGAGCTGCAGCTCCGCCAAAGATTTATTATGGTGTCTGGTTAAGTTTCCctcaatttgattaattaattaccaatgTACAATAATTAGTGTTAGATTCAGTGTTGTACTGATGACTATAAGAGTAATGGTGTCCTCAATTTGAGGATTAAAAGTAAATGATGCCTGctgtttttatcaaattatatgtTGCAGCAAACTGGTGTGCGATCTGTGGAGACTGAGGCTGATCATGTAAAATCGAGTTTAAAAGTAAATGTCCATGGCACATAACATAAGAAAATAGTGAAATTTCAATGATAAAGAGGCAGGCGAGTtacaaaacttgataaaaaaaaaaatatcaaaaaaatcttttgcgAGTTTTCGGAAATAACTCAAGGTAGTGTAGTGTGATAAATATGTAACTTGGATAATAAAGAGTGAGTTAATTCAGGTTAATTtgcaaaatttattattgaagttACGAGATTCGaataatttgatagaaaataaattaaaaaaaaatcacaaaattaattttttttaaaataatatcaaacgatgaaatcataaaagaaaatatgcaaaaaaaaggaCGTCTACCCGCATTAACTTTTCAAGCTCATGATCTAGGTTATTAGACCAGAAacaccaaatatgaaaaaaccataaaatctaattcctaaccaatcaaatattgaaagatgaaatcgaaaaaataaataaattatgcaaaaggatctaaaaaaaatagcaattaaaagaatgagagttaaaattgaaataaaaaataatttaggcaaaaataatttttttaatggagggttaaattaaaaaaagaacaataaaaatcaaaagaatgatgaccaaataaaaaaaataattcagcataaacttggattgaatgatgaaatcgaaaaccatcaaaactttttacaaaaaactcaagaaaaaaattaaaaattaaaagaagaaggatgaaattgaaatatatatgataaattagaattgaaggattaaattgaaaataaataaaactttaacaaaagaccaaagaaaaaaaattagaaatcaaaaaaataagtactaaagttgaaatatcaagaTCAAAGAGGACAAACTGTCCAGTCGCTATTGACGCCACACCagtagagagaaaaaaggaagaaaaaggtcAATCGACGACAAACCACCTCGTTGCCACCGACGTTGCACTGAGAGAAAGGGACATAGTGGCGCATCTAACGACATAACAAAAGGCTATTTTCTTCCACCAGGAGGCGTCACACTCTTCACTCAAAATGCGTGAGTGCCTCCCACACGCTGGCGTGTGCCCTACACGtaccaacaacttttttaaattaattaatttttaattgatgctaaaagataaaaatatatttaattactccggtaattacaaaataaaattctaaaagaaaagaccaaaacaTCCCAAAACctaagttttaattttcttatccCAAGGGCATACTTGTCAATTTATTGTACGTGattaatttattgtacatgattaatgaaaagatatttatactcttttttgctagtttcataaaaaaaaaattattctagagCAATGGGATCATTTTATTATgcttaaaaagatgaaaaatacaaacaattctTTAATAACTAATATctcatgtgaaaaataaaaacatttttgacaCAAAgtcaattgatttttaaaaaagaaagagtaaaatatcattttgttgttatattataatgaataatatattGAGTCTAAGAGTATAATGTTTTTAcctttcatcattcaaaattaattgcTGCAACTTACATCCTAGTTCAAGTCTTCATCGATCAGGTGGATTTATATGCTCGGGTTGAGACGAGgtgatatttttcattttaagttgTCGGTTGTCCATGTTCTGACAACTAAAAAGACTGATCTTTATATCAATAGACTTTATTTGTCTGAAGTAATTTTATTTGTCTAAAAACcaaatattctaataaaaaacccaagtaaaaaatagagagagttggtaagataaaaagattttagATAGAGAGATATCTTATCCCCGAGTATTTTTTACATTTGTTCTtattgcttttttatatttattaagtaAAGAACACGAAACAAAAGAGTTACATTTttttgtaggaaaaaaaattagaaaagaagaaattatactaataaattattttgtttcaaaagagtttatattactactcttcttacaaaaaaataaattaattaccatataattaaataaaaaatattaaaaggttccatctttatttactttatctcttaatttttgtttttaattagtattaacaatattttttaacatttattaatttatacatatcattcttaatttgttttattaaacaaaGTCATCAAACTTCcagttaaatatatataaaaaaacattgattttaaaaattgtgtTGACAACCcctgcatttttttattttttatttttgtgttaaaaaaatctcatccaACCCTTAGCTAAGCATAGTTCAACTAACTAGTGAGTGcatcctaaaattaacaattattgtTAGTTGCAAAATTTCAGTGATTTGCACGGATCAATTGCTTCTTTCtgttaattgctatatatatatatatatatatataaaagtatccAACAAAACACAGAGAAAGCAATCCCACTTTTCACTACATCCACTACTTCTGGTTTGGCCCTGCAGTGGAAGGGAGGgggagagggaaaaaaacaaatgaaaagcaTGGACGTGAGGAATTCTATTGCCTTTATTCTATcaagtaaaaaagaaacacaaccTATTTGGGGATATAGCTCAAGTTACTAACGAACAAAAGAATATGCACTTGCATGCCGACTAGTGTGGTCTCTGTATAGTTTAAGGTAAACCACAGTACTTGAATATAAGATCACCAAAAAAACTGACATTGAAAGGTTTGTtgccctgctgctgctgctgtacAGATGTTTCAACCGCTAAACATAGAAGTAGGTAGATGTCTCTGTTGCGTTCGCCGTGTTGCAAAGAATAGATCGAGCTTCAATTACAGAGCGAGGGGGCTCTAGATCCTTCTCTTGAAGTGAGTTTCCTAGCAGTCTCTGCATTTGCGAAGCAAATGTGTCATCCAGTATCTGCAAAAGAAAACCATGAAGAAACTAGCATGTGAGATGGTCAGAATTGACAAATCATGGAATGCCCAGATATGAACTCCAAGACCTACCCCAAGTGCATAGCAGGAACCATTATACCACACTTTGTTCTCCTTCCTGCTCTCAAGAAACTTCAAAACGATCTAGAACATTACACAGTTAAAGCATCAGGATAGCggatagaaataaaataaccccGGTGAAGTGCGGAATTTAGATAAAAATGTTACTCTACCTCTCCCATCCTATCCCAGAATCCACGACATGTTGCGACAAATATCCGGCTAGCAAAAACATCATGCAAATTGGATATACAATCAATGAGCTGTGAACTTAGAATCTGCATTCTTTCACGGACCTCAGCCTCTCCATCTTCTTCCCTTATGTCCTCCAAAATTCTTTTTAGTCGTGTGCTTCGACTAGCTTGCACCTGGAAGAATTGTGATTTCATTAATGTTACAGTTTCTCTTTTTGCATTCTAAAAACACCAACCACGGCAAGAGGAAGAAGGATCCGTTAAGATGATTAACCAAGTAAAATTATCATCAACTAGTAGTATATGATGAGCATGCAAAATTCCATAGTATTCAGGAATGCAAGTAATACACAACATATCCTCAAATGCAATGTTACCTAATGATCAGGCACAGAATCAATCCCTTGATAGCAAATTGACTATTGAATAAATGACCAGCATTACTGATCATCTCAaggaaattagatttttagatTTACAACTACCACTGATACAATGGAACTCAGATAATGGATAGAAGCTTACATTGTTAACGAGCTTCTCCACTGTTGCCTGCAagtaatttttgtgttttgttctcAACAGAACAGTAATTCCATTCATCTGCTCCCCGCAAATTGACTTTTTATCTCCCACGAGAGGTAGATAGGAAGCCCAGGACTTAAAAATGTCCTCCACTCTACAATGTAAGACATCAAGGATTCTCTTGATTGTATTCAGAAAAATTCCCAACTGCCACAAGAAAATATTGGTGAGTTGTAAATGGACACAATGGAGTGCAAAACATCTGTGTTTGTGTGTGGGATGTTCATGTTTGCACCACTCACTTGATTAGGTACAGAATAAAGTGTTGTTGATTGTCTTCTTGTCAGCTTTTGGACATGCATATTAAGCCTCTTTGGAATGCTATCTTTCAAAGGAGTCAAGATGTCATTGTATTGCTTCTCCAAAGCTTTAACTATTGCTCTTTCCACATCAGCAACAGCCTTTGACAagattgagaataaaaaaatgaaaattagctGTGACACAAAAATTAGTATACAAGCGCAAAAAAACATCCATATATTGGTTTCCAGACATGCCTAAGTGAGCACATGTGGAGAAGAGGAAGAACAAGTACTAAAGGCTTCTCTCTAGTAACTTGCTAAATCTTGCAAAAGATAGTCAATACTTACATTTTCCAAAATCAAGGAGTACCGAGGCCATCGGTTGATCACCACTTCGTACTCAATAAGTGCATCTTTGATTCTCTCATACATTTCTTCAGCGAATGGAGAAGTGGAATGATTCGTCATTACTCCAGCCCATGGCACCTGCAAGAGGTAGTTAATGGTTAGAGCATTGAAAGAAAATcctcattttcaattgaaagtACAACTGGTTTTACTTTTGTttcatgtgtgtgtgttgggGGCAAAGGGATGAGAACGGGAGGGATTATGTTCTATGAACAAACATAGGACAATTGCTTTGAACTTGAATTTGGAGACCACCCTCGCTTCCACAATTTTTCACATGAAGGAAGAGGAAGTATGACAGGTACCTTTTCTGCTTTGCAAAGTTCAAGCAAGTTAATTTGCATATCCTGCACCCAGACCATTATGTAACTATGAAACAATCCCCTCGAATCTACGCCACCTTGCACTGGActgaaacaaacaaaatataaaatatgagaGAGCTTCAACTTCTACATCTACAGTGGgttgtaaattattttgataccaTGTTCGGACTACATTATTAATGAcacttcatcttcaattttctttgtgGGAACATATTAAAACTCGTTCTACTTGAAACCAaaacatattttgtatttttttctatcactAACCTGATATTCCATAACTCAAGATCCCGTTCAAAATCAGCAATTGCTATCAGTAGTTCATTTACATGTGGTTGCGGGCTAGATGGAGGACATGCAGAGAGAAAAATTCTAAGCCTGTTACACAACTCAGTGCTATAAACTGCAGCAGCGATGTTTGACAAGTCGATTGAACTGAAAATAGAGAAATGTGTTAAGATAAGCATAAAATGATCAATTAAGAAGTTCATTGCATGCAATATTTGCTCAATACTTTGCCTACAACTAACTTGAGAATGAAAGTCACAATGACTAGGGAAGAAAGTTTCGAATTTGTCGCGAGTGAAGAAAGAACGATATAAAAATCTCTAGTTTGGTGAAACTAATCTCGAGCAAAAGGGAGCAAATTGTCTTTTGTAAGGTTTAAGGGTTAGGGTTTTCATAGAAGCAAAATATGTAGTGCTCATTAGTTAAAACTTCAACTTAAGATCATTTTGGGTCATATCAGCTAATGAGGGGATATAATATTCacgtaagaaagaaagataccAATACCTTGGGAGTAGATGCTGGTTGTGGATCCTGATGTCTGCCTGAATTTCCTTCCCAATATTCAGAcacaaatttttcatttttaaataggCTGTGGAGATAGTTATAGAGTCTAAGAGGAAGCCTTCAGAGTTGCCAGAAACAAACTCATCAGTCTCTACCATGTGTTTTCGACATCTCTTCTTCGCTGCTGtctgtaaaaaatatttattcaatttagaGTTGTATCGTGCTAATATGTTATATGTTGCGAAAATAGGATGAATAGACTTCTAGTTCCAACACATGATTTCAAAGCACAAATGCAGTCAGTGGACGAAAATCAGTGCGAATTTGGGTACCATAAGACCCTTTCTTAGCTGATCTCTAACATTCATGTAACTCAAATGTGAGAGTGTTTTTGTATGAGGACATTTACTCGATTTTTGTATGAGAACATTTCATGTAACTTTTGTGAGAAGGTCTAATTGAAGACTTGGAAGATTAAGAGGCTGAAGATTGCACAATAAACATCCCTATGCTTGTTAGGTTCATTGAGAACATTGATGTCAACTTTAATTTACCTGCAAATAGTTCCTCAGCATAGTCTGCGCATCTTGAGATAGTATGTCATGGAGTAGGGTGTAGACTTTAACAGCTTCACCTAGAGCTGGTGCTGCAGACTCTTGCATCGGGTTGAACAGGTCTGCCAACCCTGTGGGTGAGTTTTCATCCAGTGATTTGTAGTTCTCAAAAACTTGTGCCAAGAGACTCTCAATTCGTGTTTCgcaatctaaaaatatacttttctgCAGTAATACAATGAGGACAGTAAGAGTTATTTCTTTGGTGCACTGGGACAATTTATAAAGCATAGAATAAAAGGTGAATTTCAGATAAGATGGTAGCACCCATGCCATGCTCTTCCCTATCATTGGAAGCCATGCAAGCCAATTTCTAGAAAACATTAACACaacaatagcaaaaaaaaataacaagatgtCAACTAGCTTGGTTGgcaatggatatatatataaaaagaaaaaccctcaACAACCATCCAAAAACTGATGACCGAGCATAACATTCAGATTCTTACTAAATTCTTTTCATAGCATCTTCATATTTATGTATCATTCATGTCAagtgttttctttcttcattgtTCAAACAGTTAcctaaaaagttaaaagaaataGAAGTGTTGCAGGGTGTCTACTACAATCACAAACACAAAAGGATGATCTCGCCAAATTCATGGACTGGTCATGGTAGAGCCAACCTTCAGCAAGGGAAATCCTCTGTGAACTTGCTTCTTCCATGTCCCAAACAAACCATAATTGGAGTGGCACAATCCATTCTCATCAGTAAGAGAACCACAAAAGCTTTTTTGCCTAATTATCCTTGCCAAAATATAAGGCCTGTTTAAACTATTTGAGAGTTTAGCTTCGTTAACTTGGTTTCCAATTACTATTTCAGCTTTTGCTTCTATTCATTTTGTCACTAACAgtgaaaattaaatacaaattgTACTTAGCATATAAATTATCTTCTGTGAATTTGCTTCTTCCATGTTCCAAACAAACCATAACTGGAGTGGCAAAATCCTTTCTTATCAGTAAGAGAACCACGAAAAGCTTTTTTGCCTAATATACTTGCCAAAATATAAGGCCTATTTAAACTATTTGAGAGTTTAGCTTCGTTAACTtgcatcaaattgatatttcagcttttttctattcattttgTCACTGAcgatgaaaattaaatataaattatacttttatagcataaaaaagagaggggggggggcATTAGGTTTCATCCAAATTAGCATCAAAAGCAAAGTTCCCTGAATTCGGTGTGTTGAGTGCTAGCTACTTAAATaggttatttttcattttctggtTTGATTTTGAAGTTAATAGAACGCTTGGATATGCATTCAAGAGATTATTTGTAAGTAGTGTATGTAATCTCAGCAATTATTAGGAGCCTACCTCTTGCACGGTTAAACTCTTCTCACTCCTAGCCTTCATAATGGGTACAAGTAACTCATTGACAAGCTCCAAGCAGTCTTTCTTTGGAAGGGCCACATCCATGACCCGTGAAAGATATCTAGAAAGAAATTTAGACAAGTTAAGATATGGAAGGAAATAGAAAGATAAAGGTAAAAATGAACAACTAGACCCACTGagatattcaataaatttgCAGTTATAAGCACCTCAATTTTGTATATGAATCAGAAACTCCATAATAATCTGCAAATTCAATCAACAGCCACTTCCAAGATCCATGTAATCTCAAATTTCGAGAATGAAAAAGCTGTGCGTGCATAGCAGCCTCCAGTAGTAGATCATAAGCTATTGTTTCCACAACAGGACCACTCTGTATATTATTAACAgcacaaaaaaatgaaattatggaAGTAAAACATGGCAAGCACTGCATCATGGAAGCACCTTGTATAATAGTAATAAGCACACACTTGTAGACCACATGAAAGCACTTGACAATGCATGCACACTGCAAATGATATGCAAGAAGACAGCCTGCACAAGCACTCATTTACATTCACATGCTCGTAATTCTAGCACTTGAACATTGAATTTATACTAAAAATGGAAAAGACAAAACAGCATAATTGCTACCACAAAATTATTCCAAAAGAAGGCATAAAGATAAACAGGTATTATCTATTCGGCTAATTTGAGTTGAAAGAACTGAAACCTTAATATTATTAGTCTCATCCTGTGTAATAGTACTGCCAATGAAGAGTTGTATCTTCCCAACACATTCTTGATCTTCATGGTATAAGGGCCACCATCGAATTCTATCACTCTGCATAATTTGAATAATCACATCATCTAAAGTAATTATTTATACTTACAAGTACCTCATGCTGGAAGATACAGGAAAAAGATACATACAGGATTAtcattgaaagatgaaatagcAATTGTAGCTCGGCCTTGGAGTGACTTTTTTGTATCTTGTACCTCTACCAAAAGTGCTTCCCCTTCACTTTCTGGAAAACTGAATTACGTAAACATGTGAGATTTTCCCATTCCATGTAGAACAATTATACCGGAAATTATACAGTCCTTTGTTTTGTGAGGGTGATCAGTGGTTTTACTTTGTCAACCATATGATTTTCATaagtataaaattgatagaTGAACAGAAATGAAAATCTTTTGGGCCATATATCATATTACAAGGTACATTAATGGCCCAATCTGCTAGCCTTTCAATTGAGACTGAGCTGTCTACAATTTTTACCATCtcatgctaatattttttttgtagtaaaaaaaaaacctcatagcAGCCAACTGTATGACAAGTTGAAAGTAAGTTCAGAACTTACAAGATGTGGTAATCCCCACTTCCTGGGTGTAAACAAATAGCAGAACCTGGTTCAACTTGAGAATTTTCAGTAGTA harbors:
- the LOC7469350 gene encoding uncharacterized protein LOC7469350, with the translated sequence MFTEGLDESAINWIKRGSDAEESQPKVRSPLSPLSAEKLSPPAAAENPFPKSPFFYNSSSHLLPPLKFHSGLLTPHSIVSPCLQNKEEDDDNVSVASVSDYEIGRRNYTEEDGFEDIGPSDFDYLEKPVMQSYQDEDEEEIFGVTRNRPTAKTKLNRGVLKEDLKIELPGHFRRLKSATQVDGDLGFRKSGTPKKNSVGPGGSFSLRERVQLRNAQLDNFSNEANVFRPVEEMGTPSAPPIIEIGGEEGNVTFDTETEQIAYGVGKPRESAEGLFDQTSQSMQSTECDERINSFMTGEMEGKMPYWQTSSSDRSPCYNTGGQYAWQTMIAYDACIRLCLYAWARGRTEAPEFLRDECLILRSAFGLHKFLLQPRRIQPVAVNSTKIAEQTCPLKAKKVVGKIRVEVKKLRIIPRRKLMSTYSQRSAIYMQMGKEYVQHVSSLVKTGMNSLKIASFPVPTEEKLTCLFQLKSTTENSQVEPGSAICLHPGSGDYHIFFPESEGEALLVEVQDTKKSLQGRATIAISSFNDNPSDRIRWWPLYHEDQECVGKIQLFIGSTITQDETNNIKSGPVVETIAYDLLLEAAMHAQLFHSRNLRLHGSWKWLLIEFADYYGVSDSYTKLRYLSRVMDVALPKKDCLELVNELLVPIMKARSEKSLTVQEKSIFLDCETRIESLLAQVFENYKSLDENSPTGLADLFNPMQESAAPALGEAVKVYTLLHDILSQDAQTMLRNYLQTAAKKRCRKHMVETDEFVSGNSEGFLLDSITISTAYLKMKNLCLNIGKEIQADIRIHNQHLLPSSIDLSNIAAAVYSTELCNRLRIFLSACPPSSPQPHVNELLIAIADFERDLELWNISPVQGGVDSRGLFHSYIMVWVQDMQINLLELCKAEKVPWAGVMTNHSTSPFAEEMYERIKDALIEYEVVINRWPRYSLILENAVADVERAIVKALEKQYNDILTPLKDSIPKRLNMHVQKLTRRQSTTLYSVPNQLGIFLNTIKRILDVLHCRVEDIFKSWASYLPLVGDKKSICGEQMNGITVLLRTKHKNYLQATVEKLVNNVQASRSTRLKRILEDIREEDGEAEVRERMQILSSQLIDCISNLHDVFASRIFVATCRGFWDRMGEIVLKFLESRKENKVWYNGSCYALGILDDTFASQMQRLLGNSLQEKDLEPPRSVIEARSILCNTANATETSTYFYV